The uncultured Desulfatiglans sp. DNA window CCATCCGCATGCAGAGAATCGCTCCCGCCCCGTCCGGATGCGGCGCGGACACATGGTGGGCATCCCCGCTGAGCCCGTAGCCGACGAGCTCGGCATAGATCGGCGCGCCCCTGGACTTGGCGTGTTCGAGTTCTTCGAGGATCAGGATCCCCGCGCCCTCTCCCATGATAAACCCGTCCCGGTCGAGCTCGAACGGACGGGAGGCCTTCTCGGGTTCGTCGTTGCGCGTGGACAGTGCCTTCATCGAACAGAATCCGCCGAGCGCGAGCGGGGTGACCACCGCCTCGGCCCCGCCGGTGATCATGGCATCGCACACACCCTCACGGATCATCCGAAAGGATTCCCCGACCGCGTGGGCACTCGCCGCACACGCGGTCTCGATCGAAAGGTTCGGCCCCATGGTCCCGAATTCGATGGCGATCTGGCCTGGAGCCATATTGGCGATGATCCCTGGAATGAAGAAGGGGCTGATTCTCCGAGGCCCCTTTTCCAGCAGAACCTGGTGATAATGCTCCAGCATGGCCAAGCCGCCCAGGCCGGAGCCGGTAACGCAGCCCACACGCCCGGCATTGGATGAATCGACCTTGAGGCCCGAATCCGCCATCGCCATCTTCGCCGAGGCCACGGCATAATGGATGAACACGTCGAACCGCCTGATTTCCTGCTTATCCATGAAATCGGACGGATCGAAATCCTTGACCTCTCCAGCAATCTGGCTTGCAAAAGGTGACGGATCGAATTTCGTGATCCGGCCGATGCCCGATTTCCCGGCGATGACCGCCTCCCAATTTTTCTGTACGCCGGTTCCGAGAGGGCTCACCATGCCCATGCCCGTTATGACTACCCGCTTGGCCATCGTCTGCCTCCATCTGACTCTTGGTTCAGCCCCACGGAGGCTCCGTGCTCCTGGAAGACCTCGCCCGCAGGGCCTGGACGGTAGAATCCGGAGGAATCAACCGATCGTTTTCTTGATGTAGTTGATGGCGTCCTGAACCGTGGCGATCTTTTCCGCGTCTTCATCCGGAATCGAAATATCGAACTCTTCTTCCATCGCCATGATCAGTTCGACCTGATCCAGGGAATCCGCCCCGAGATCGTCCACGAAAGAGGCCTCGGGAACCACGTCTTCCTCGGGCACATCCAGCTGCTCACAGATGATCTTCTTAACCTTTTCTTCCACCTGACCCATTATTGCGTTACCTCCTTGAAATCGTAAAGGAACCCGTAATCTCACCCTGCCGCAGGCCAGCCGGCCCTGCCGGCCGGGCCCGCCCAATGTACCCGAAGCCCCGCCCAAAAGCAATGGCTCTCGGAATTTTACATGTACAACCCGCCGTTGACGTGGATGACCTGCCCCGTCAGATAGGCGGCCTTGATCGAACAGAGCCAGTAAACAGCGTTGGCCACATCGTCGGACTGCCCCATCCTGCCTAGAGGAATCTGCTCGATGAAGCTTGACTTCACCTTCTCGGGCAGGACCGCCGTCATATCCGTCTCGATGAAACCTGGGGCCACCGCATTGACTCGGATCGCACGGGAGGCCACCTCACGCGCCACGCTCCGGGTAAACCCCAGGATCCCCGCCTTCGAAGCAGCGTAGTTGCCCTGTCCGAAATTGCCGCGTTCGGCCACGACCGACGAGATGCTGACGATGCAGCCCGCCCGCTGCTTCATCATCGGCTTCAACACGGCCTGCGTGCAGTTGAAGACACTCTTCAGGTTCACCCGGATGACGGCGTCCCATTCCTCTTCGCTCATCCGCACGAGGATCTTGTCGCGGGTGATGCCGGCGTTGTTCACCAGGACATCGACACGGCCGAACCGTTCGACGATGTCATCGATCAGCGCCGCCGCTGCAGAGTAGGAAGAGATGTCGACACGGTGGCTCTCCGCCTCGACCCCCCGCGACTTCAACACGGCAAGGGTCTCGTCGGCGGCTGTCTCGTCCGGATCATAGTGGGCCAGGACCAGACGGGCGCCTTCTTCCGCAAAGGCATAGGCCGTAGCCCGGCCGATTCCCCTGGATCCTCCTGTAATCAATACGATTCGGGAAGCTACTTCTCCCATTCTCTCACCTCGATGACTAGGCTCCGACCGCCGGCCGCCCCGGGCCCCGGCAGAAGAGCGCGTCAGGAAACCAGCTGTTTCTCATCGCCGTGGTTCAGGGAACTGACCGACACCAACTGCTCGGCCATCTTATCCAGCACCCGGTTTTCGGCATAACGGGCCGCCAGGATGACGGCATTCTTGATGGCCCTGGGCGGCGACCCGCCGTGGCAGACCATGCCCACGCCCTGAATCCCCAGAAGCGGCGCCCCGCCGTACTCGGCATAATCGAGCACCCTGCGCGCCCGCGCCAGGGCGCGCCCCCCAGCCAGCAGCAACAGGCGGCCCGCCGCCGACCGGCGCAGTTCGTCCCGCATCAACTCCTCCATCTGATCACTCAAGCCTTCGATCAGCTTCAGGACCACGTTGCCCACAAAGCCATCGCAGACGATGACATCGGCCGCGCCCGAAAGGATGTCCCGCCCTTCGACATTCCCGATGAAATGGAGGGGACTTCGCCTGAAGAGATCCCAGGCCGCGCGCACCTGCTCGTTTCCCTTGCTGACCTCTTCACCGATGTTCAGGAGGGCGGTTCTCGGCCGATGGACCCCGAAACAGGTCGCGGAAAACGCGTGCGCCATCAAACCGAACTGCAGGAGATGCGACGGCCGACAGTCCACATTCGCACCAGCGTCGATGAGGACTACGGGACCTGATGGCGAAGGAAGCAGGGTTGCGATGCCCGGCCGATCGACGCCTTCGAGCTTGCCGAGCGTCAGAAGCCCCGCAGCCAGCGTAGCGCCCGAGTTGCCGGCGCTGACCACCGCCTGTGCCTTGCCCGCCTTGACAAGCTCGAACGCTACACGGATGGAGGCGCTCTTCTTGCCGCGGACCGCCTTCAGCGGCGAT harbors:
- the fabF gene encoding 3-oxoacyl-(acyl-carrier-protein) synthase II (Evidence 2a : Function from experimental evidences in other organisms; PubMedId : 10037680, 6988423, 7768872, 7972002, 9013860, 9482715; Product type e : enzyme) — translated: MAKRVVITGMGMVSPLGTGVQKNWEAVIAGKSGIGRITKFDPSPFASQIAGEVKDFDPSDFMDKQEIRRFDVFIHYAVASAKMAMADSGLKVDSSNAGRVGCVTGSGLGGLAMLEHYHQVLLEKGPRRISPFFIPGIIANMAPGQIAIEFGTMGPNLSIETACAASAHAVGESFRMIREGVCDAMITGGAEAVVTPLALGGFCSMKALSTRNDEPEKASRPFELDRDGFIMGEGAGILILEELEHAKSRGAPIYAELVGYGLSGDAHHVSAPHPDGAGAILCMRMALAFAGMRPEEIDCINAHGTSTKLNDAAENRAIKAVFGEHAAKIAVSSTKSMTGHLLGGAGGVEAIFSALTLKEGVIPPTINYENPDPECDLDYVPNVARQAAVRTVMSNSFGFGGTNASLLFKRYEPEAR
- the acpP gene encoding acyl carrier protein (ACP) (Evidence 2a : Function from experimental evidences in other organisms; PubMedId : 2062368, 2091027, 3549687, 4882206, 4882207, 7673201, 7972002, 8359454; Product type c : carrier) — its product is MGQVEEKVKKIICEQLDVPEEDVVPEASFVDDLGADSLDQVELIMAMEEEFDISIPDEDAEKIATVQDAINYIKKTIG
- the fabG gene encoding 3-oxoacyl-(acyl-carrier-protein) reductase (Evidence 2a : Function from experimental evidences in other organisms; PubMedId : 1682920; Product type e : enzyme), which produces MGEVASRIVLITGGSRGIGRATAYAFAEEGARLVLAHYDPDETAADETLAVLKSRGVEAESHRVDISSYSAAAALIDDIVERFGRVDVLVNNAGITRDKILVRMSEEEWDAVIRVNLKSVFNCTQAVLKPMMKQRAGCIVSISSVVAERGNFGQGNYAASKAGILGFTRSVAREVASRAIRVNAVAPGFIETDMTAVLPEKVKSSFIEQIPLGRMGQSDDVANAVYWLCSIKAAYLTGQVIHVNGGLYM
- the plsX gene encoding Phosphate acyltransferase; this encodes MIVAVDAMGGDFAPDAVVEGAVAAAKERGIEVLLVGREPEIRRSLRSQRGESRVSVHHCEDVVEMGESPLKAVRGKKSASIRVAFELVKAGKAQAVVSAGNSGATLAAGLLTLGKLEGVDRPGIATLLPSPSGPVVLIDAGANVDCRPSHLLQFGLMAHAFSATCFGVHRPRTALLNIGEEVSKGNEQVRAAWDLFRRSPLHFIGNVEGRDILSGAADVIVCDGFVGNVVLKLIEGLSDQMEELMRDELRRSAAGRLLLLAGGRALARARRVLDYAEYGGAPLLGIQGVGMVCHGGSPPRAIKNAVILAARYAENRVLDKMAEQLVSVSSLNHGDEKQLVS